One Pseudomonadota bacterium genomic window carries:
- the aroB gene encoding 3-dehydroquinate synthase encodes MTPPAHRPATVRVALGERSYDIRIGPHLLAEAAYHLRPFLKEDRVFVVTDERVASHHLRPLEDSLKAAGITPFSIVLPAGEATKSFAHLERLLDRLFEHRIERRSLLIALGGGVIGDLAGFAASVTLRGVDFVQAPTTLLSQVDSAVGGKTGINTSHGKNLVGSFHQPRLVLSDIATLKTLPRRELIAGYAEVVKCGLIRDAAFFAWLEENGAAVLAGQPEPLTKAIVKACETKAAIVAEDEREAGARALLNLGHTFGHALEAANAFDSSSLQHGEAVAVGLNLAFDFSARLGLCSADDALRVRRHLKGAGLPVTLKEAGRGRWDTATLLERMAQDKKVAGGRIRFVLARGIGQAFLTDDVAIDAVARFLEEVA; translated from the coding sequence ACGACATCCGTATCGGCCCCCACCTGCTGGCCGAGGCCGCCTATCACCTGCGGCCGTTTCTGAAAGAGGATCGCGTCTTCGTAGTAACCGACGAGCGGGTGGCAAGCCACCACCTGCGCCCTCTGGAGGACAGCCTGAAAGCCGCCGGGATTACGCCGTTTTCCATTGTCTTGCCCGCGGGCGAGGCAACCAAGAGCTTTGCGCATCTCGAACGCTTGCTCGATCGGTTGTTCGAGCACCGGATCGAGCGGCGGTCGCTTCTGATCGCTCTCGGCGGCGGCGTGATCGGAGATCTCGCCGGCTTCGCCGCCAGCGTCACGCTCCGCGGGGTCGATTTCGTACAGGCGCCCACGACGCTGCTCTCCCAAGTAGACAGCGCCGTCGGCGGCAAGACCGGGATAAACACGTCCCATGGCAAGAATCTGGTGGGAAGCTTCCACCAGCCGCGGCTTGTCCTTTCGGACATCGCGACGCTTAAGACCCTGCCGCGCCGGGAATTAATCGCCGGCTACGCCGAAGTCGTCAAATGCGGCCTCATCCGCGACGCCGCGTTCTTCGCCTGGCTGGAAGAAAACGGCGCGGCGGTTCTTGCCGGCCAGCCGGAACCGCTCACCAAGGCCATCGTGAAGGCTTGCGAAACGAAGGCGGCGATCGTGGCGGAGGACGAGCGGGAAGCCGGCGCGCGCGCGCTGCTCAACCTTGGCCACACCTTCGGCCATGCGCTGGAAGCGGCGAACGCTTTTGATTCTTCTTCCCTGCAGCACGGCGAGGCGGTTGCCGTCGGGTTAAACCTTGCTTTCGACTTCTCGGCCCGGCTCGGCCTGTGTTCGGCGGACGACGCCTTGCGCGTGCGCCGCCATCTGAAAGGTGCGGGCTTGCCCGTAACGCTGAAGGAAGCGGGCCGCGGCCGGTGGGACACGGCGACCCTGCTTGAGCGCATGGCGCAGGACAAGAAAGTCGCGGGGGGGCGAATCCGTTTCGTGCTGGCGCGGGGGATCGGCCAGGCGTTCCTGACCGATGACGTCGCCATCGACGCGGTTGCGCGCTTTCTGGAAGAGGTCGCCTAG
- a CDS encoding HlyC/CorC family transporter, with protein MNEFVILLLVAILILLVLSAFFSGSETALTAASRLRLYQLERTGDKRAKIVNQLRERKENLIGALLLGNNLVNILASSLATSLLIGWFGDTGIIYATLAMTTLVLIFAEVLPKTYAIHNATRTALWVAPAVRWTVLGLAPAVHAVGAVVRGMLTLLGVRIATDRSLAATTEELLGAIELRKGKGATVKQERAMLRSVLDLASVTVGEILIHRKSVFMVNADDPPEAIVSQALSGQHTRIPLWRGSPENIVGIVHAKALLSAIHGRKDKLEALDILTIATPPWFIPESTTLLSQLQAFRRRHEHMALVVDEYGAFLGIVALEDILEEIVGEISDEHDTALPGIRRQADGSIVVRGMTTIRDLNREFDWRLPDEPAVTIAGLLLHEARQIPNIGQIFEFHGFRFEVLKRYRNQITSIRILSPTARTREKKVPA; from the coding sequence ATGAATGAATTCGTGATTCTTTTGCTGGTCGCGATTCTCATTCTGCTCGTGCTTTCCGCCTTCTTTTCGGGCTCGGAAACGGCGCTTACCGCCGCCTCCCGCTTGCGGCTCTACCAGCTTGAACGAACCGGCGACAAGCGCGCAAAGATCGTCAACCAGCTGCGCGAGCGGAAAGAAAACCTGATCGGCGCCCTCCTGCTCGGCAACAACTTGGTAAACATACTCGCTTCCTCCCTTGCGACCAGCCTCCTGATCGGCTGGTTCGGCGATACGGGCATCATCTATGCAACCCTCGCGATGACGACGCTGGTCCTCATCTTCGCCGAGGTGCTGCCGAAAACTTACGCCATCCACAACGCCACCCGGACCGCCCTTTGGGTGGCGCCCGCCGTGCGCTGGACCGTGCTCGGCTTGGCGCCGGCCGTGCACGCCGTCGGGGCGGTCGTGAGGGGCATGCTTACGCTCTTGGGCGTCCGCATCGCGACCGACCGAAGCCTCGCCGCCACCACCGAGGAATTGCTGGGCGCAATCGAGCTTCGCAAGGGTAAGGGCGCCACCGTGAAACAGGAACGCGCAATGCTTCGCAGCGTCCTCGATCTGGCGAGCGTTACCGTGGGCGAAATCCTGATCCACCGCAAAAGCGTCTTCATGGTAAACGCCGACGACCCCCCCGAGGCGATCGTTTCCCAGGCCCTGTCCGGTCAGCACACGCGCATCCCGCTTTGGCGGGGGTCGCCGGAAAATATCGTCGGGATCGTGCACGCCAAGGCCCTGCTGAGCGCTATCCACGGACGCAAGGACAAACTCGAGGCTCTCGATATCCTGACGATTGCGACGCCCCCTTGGTTCATCCCGGAATCGACGACGCTACTGTCCCAGCTGCAGGCGTTTCGGCGACGGCACGAGCACATGGCGTTGGTCGTGGATGAATACGGCGCGTTTTTGGGGATCGTTGCGCTGGAAGATATCCTCGAAGAAATTGTCGGCGAGATTTCCGACGAGCACGACACCGCCCTTCCCGGCATCCGGCGTCAGGCGGACGGCTCCATCGTGGTGCGGGGCATGACGACCATCCGCGATTTGAACCGGGAATTCGACTGGCGGTTGCCCGACGAGCCGGCGGTAACGATCGCCGGTCTCTTGCTGCACGAGGCAAGGCAAATTCCCAACATCGGCCAGATTTTCGAATTCCACGGTTTCCGTTTCGAAGTCCTCAAGCGCTACCGGAATCAGATCACCTCTATCCGCATCCTTTCGCCCACGGCGCGCACGCGGGAAAAAAAGGTGCCGGCGTAA